One genomic segment of Besnoitia besnoiti strain Bb-Ger1 chromosome VII, whole genome shotgun sequence includes these proteins:
- a CDS encoding hypothetical protein (encoded by transcript BESB_076000), which translates to MRWISSTGAGVLSFYSLGDGVQHVLPFLPEEVNEDEIAVRYSPCSSPLGRADVASPGSPLNFSSSPPTPAGDAELQALRPKPVGLFAGEAAGAAGLGRREREPVASSPSQDAVPPSEHRAASGGQRGASEETPGSSAAGRLPRWAIRKAPSLGYVTTCIFSGGWGGYDESEVTFGTTEGCVAALPALWPKAAPCESHRLARCKGEQPRGNRQSSRAGGSSQDGEGRGDFHPFPSSHVACPARRRVSLPYTIQHLQMLGVHTPSLAASYHAELFDQGFNVPSAADGRHPQGCKVSQNSCCCWPSSNESRIETRSCCGACVSCCCESPPPLALDRGPRSALFACSAERVFLPSLEASLPGFSSALASRGGCCCSAVRRFFSSDRLLLALDKGGNGVVCQWSSVPAEAEGGGEAPTGGESTDDPYSPPSSFFSLNLPIHRSESNPIITPLLAIVPASTGSTRLLSVYDLVTSSFVFYARPPASPKDGRAVGCVSSPSPLLLRPPRSAAEGDALAGFVASSTPVSGRRHKLWTCAVGDGGGSGPGSPGSALAQASSRLCISGTAWLPALHPLLLAASSTDGNLLVYDLRASPHPCVVAQHPRASEGGATPRPCVPCAGPLEPSSSSTRRSAPPRGQASGSPPPKKLLLLQADTAPSPSSPSPPAPATPSGRVPPNASGGRPPRPFSFITSAPWLTSAAVAHEASILPCTCCCCMARASSLQGAPPPHSATPCSAPSSGAPAPPRSSRSHLEPSQASPQPPAESEAAERGTEDTETPAPPQAGRRAEGGAERASRQGAVKLHGGRAERGACIDSESAAPVFDGVAAGHRGDLPSEGTATTDGQENTSVEGFRSVTGRPHPSEFGAGGDPLSVFTGCDAAIIFKPRNCRRPRPPARSSRSADCVSSPRADKQASSLVVLAQASGSAPEQACRRKEQEADQRRLNSAPASASRQDSAGGLRGTDDGPSKSRRQAAEAPDQMRERLGTELTASGAECTQGDDVASTSNSLCSSSQPPLRDCMGAGKSTPTPPGGSNAAGGSPTPERLAQNEEWKACWFSQEQRRFLRFASRRILGEAEAEPSSQPLHASVETSPTCSTDSHAPSHRLFRAPPESSASAALHERTHEIEEDFRSLSSAVSSAGGAAARGHHPLADRTDTFAICFLASLDQALFRGMPTAAESPAVEHTALAVAAALLRISASPCSVFTSFPDFSCLPLAAVQPRSRVDFTALQALAKSAADDAHPSPADAGARTRALVMRFLSAAAAAALSNLRLSHRLDQHMVMAQLAGHQQVQLLKLLHSRMPHPRRPLTPERVEEIARSLARLLRLLRGQEERPHPNRGAAEGAFCSATRGRKLKRRKQETPHQEADQEKIDTDSTAALERLQQPDGGAQQSSGASTNPVRVVDGEGSQLSPAFVSRVARLYAQLLVAGAWADGEEKKEGESGGEAPAARAKGERGTAYSRDADSGLSKPLHDEKGSQADVESAQTYFQRNFEILHYRNALQVLRYAASALFVFGDAPYLLDREGGEPLSAASQAIRAAVLACSPCPPQKRNWQGLPRGTAPGSEKAGESSRQPGNAEPTPLRSARSGQGHLGNPGVHCSACAGDESAVKTKMRRWLAEELERDIRGVFRLGQQEKERDADTRLERKARRAGIRALAETAVASLCMCELFLPTSFFPSVLFSALRMTGAADGAPIQRNCMRVLPVSDQVFHSLAQAQRLQLRTLGSPNLSSAFLASRARRKLVEGALKPALAGQERFLRPLLQSAASCSAPPVASIASTAGQARTLSPSADSLRTPSAAGGTLPNVGSGGAASPAQRSALGGLTGRRELQGRTLRVKGETRSQQLFCVDARGHVCVLTVSLLVMPPGASPNPTEAGNPSAQDVCPQRRLDSPQEPREPSGACGRRLGAVVPETQAAARQASRGSSESPPNRSLRAKLKNSGPTAEQTENAVREERLRVRREIDELVKGDGEDGEDGEQQDTRIIFSASVDAGKDKHLERTLRRETCAACCGAARGEAAVPRPRRLVAGRQPPGERTGFFRDPYALDPAQQALECRGDDEPQPSDGPISRGGSGRKGKAHEKQSARGPAKSQSHATLQENSDSTPPCSAMGAARFGQEQASGSLADAFLDKLPLLPVWRFPRRSSESGESLLVPSSSSSSSATHAGGVAESPSNAHESVALPSSSQPTASGAPAHDRETASPGAQGRGKARKAPKCTAVPQQEADASLVVAAAAQMPRLFVAVEEDICFSVRGRSSRGAGCGGAQSSRVASLAVHENASYVFLATSAPSFLLYTSSAALPPYRHHDRLVFGSALAAHSASSLFHPVTAGAARGVRGSSPEVPSEPSSRAASACEAVSRGGCDACPFSVAFVLPDAPRGPRPPPPLLLSASPLLPSYPPPPFLPPSLVRPSAESSATLGSACFAGGAGKKAAGGRGSACCAGGHVHGAKKGREDRKETVFSDWLTEDEDDFLSNESDEEARGSDD; encoded by the coding sequence ATGCGGTGGATTAGCAGCACTGGCGCCGGAGTTTTGTCGTTCTACTCCCTGGGCGATGGCGTGCAGCATGTGCTCCCGTTTCTGCCCGAGGAGGTGAACGAAGATGAGATCGCGGTACGCTATTCCCCCTGCTCCTCGCCCCTGGGCAGGGCGGATGTCGCGTCTCCAGGCAGCCCCCTAAACTTCTCGTCCTCCCCGCCGACTccagcgggcgacgcagagcttCAGGCTTTGCGGCCGAAGCCAGTGGGGCTTTTCGCTGGtgaggcagcgggcgccgcagggctcgGGCGACGCGAAAGGGAGCCAGTCGCGTCGAGCCCCTCACAGGACGCGGTGCCGCCATCCGAACACCGAGCAGCGTCTGGGGGGCAACGCGGCGCGTCAGAGGAGACTCCGGGGTCGAGCGCTGCcgggcgccttccgcgttgGGCGATTCGAAAAGCGCCGAGTCTCGGCTACGTCACAACGTGCATATTCAGTGGGGGTTGGGGTGGATACGATGAGAGTGAAGTGACGTTTGGAACGACCGaaggctgcgtcgcggcgctgccggccttGTGGCCGAAGGCCGCTCCCTGTGAGTCGCATCGGCTGGCGCGCTGCAAGGGGGAGCAGCCAAGAGGGAATCGGcagagctcgcgcgccggcgggagtTCACAGGAcggcgaagggcgaggcgatTTCCATCCGTTCCCATCCTCTCATGTTGCTTGCCCTGCCCGTCGCCGAGTCTCCCTGCCGTACACCATTCAGCATCTTCAGATGCTCGGAGTGCACACACCCAGCCTCGCTGCGTCCTACCACGCAGAGCTGTTCGATCAGGGGTTCAACGTTCCATCTGCCGCTGACGGAAGGCACCCGCAGGGATGCAAAGTCAGCCAGAAttcgtgctgctgctggccttCATCGAACGAGTCACGAATAGAGACCCGTTCTTGCTGCGGGGCCTGCGTGAGTTGCTGCTGCGAatctccgccgcccctcgcgtTGGATCGCGGCCCGCGCAGCGCGCTCTTCGCTTGTTCTGCCGAGCGCGTCTTCCTGCCGTCTCTCGAGGCCTCCCTGCCGGGGTTTTCGTCTGCGTTGGCGTCTCGGGGCGGGTGCTGTTGCTCCGCTGtgcgtcgcttcttctcctctgaTCGCCTCCTTCTTGCACTAGATAAAGGCGGCAACGGCGTGGTTTGTCAGTGGTCTTCTGtgcccgcggaggccgagggaGGTGGCGAAGCGCCAACCGGAGGCGAGTCGACAGATGACCCCTattctccgccgtcttcgttcTTCTCGCTGAACTTGCCCATCCATCGCTCTGAGAGCAACCCCATCATCACGCCCCTTCTCGCGATCGTCCCTGCGTCAACGGGCAgcacgcgtctcctctctgtctacGACCTCGTCACGTCTTCGTTCGTCTTTtacgcgcggcctcctgcgtcgccgaaGGACGGGCGCGCGGTCGGCTGCGTAagttcgccctcgcccctgctgctgcgcccgcctcgcagcgctgcagaaggcgacgcgctcgcaGGCTTCGTGGCGAGTTCGACTCCTGTCTCTGGACGTCGTCACAAGCTGTGGACGTGCGCAGtcggagacggcggaggaagcggaccGGGCTCTCCGGGGTCTGCTTTGGCGCAGGCCTCTTCACGTCTGTGCATCTCCGGCACGGCGTGGCTGCCCGCGCTGCATCCTCTgctgctcgctgcctcgagcACCGACGGCAATTTGCTCGTCTACgatctgcgcgcctcgcctcatCCGTGCGTCGTGGCTCAGCACCCCCGCGCCTCTGAGGGCGGGGCTACCCCCCGTCCCTGCGTGCCTTGCGCTGGACCGCTGGAGCCTTCCTCCAGCAGCACACGGCGGagtgcgcctccgcgcggccaggcgagcggctctccgccgccaaagaagctgctgctgctgcaagcCGACACggctccgtcgccctcgtcgccctccccTCCTGCACCCGCGACGCCGTCTGGCCGAGTCCCGCCAAACGCGTCGGgggggaggccgccgcgaccctTCTCATTCATCACGAGTGCGCCCTGGCTCACGTCGGCGGCCGTGGCTCATGAAGCCTCCATCCTGCCCTGtacctgctgctgctgcatggctagggcttcttctctgcagggagcgccgccgcctcatTCTGCGACTCCTTGTTCCGCACCTTCTtctggcgcgcctgcgcctccacgcagcagcagaagccaCCTCGAGccctcgcaggcgtcgcctcaGCCCCCGGctgagagcgaggccgccgaacGCGGTACCGAGGATacggagacgcccgcgcctccgcaggcgggtaggcgagcggagggcggcgcggagagagcctcgcggcagGGGGCCGTGAAGCTCCACGGTGGTCgagcagagcgaggcgcttgcATTGACTCGGAATCAGCCGCTCCCGTTTTTGACGGGGTAGCTGCTGGACATCGAGGAGATCTACCGAGCGAAGGCACAGCAACAACCGACGGTCAGGAAAACACATCGGTGGAGGGGTTCAGGTCTGTCACCGGGAGGCCGCACCCCTCAGAGTTCGGAGCGGGCGGCGACCCTCTGTCGGTCTTTACGGGATGCGACGCGGCGATTATTTTCAAGCCGCGCAACTGCCGTCGGCCGCGTCCCCCCGCCAGAAGCAGCCGATCAGCAGattgcgtctcctctccccgTGCAGACAAGCAGGCGTCTAGCCTAGTCGTTCTTGCGCAGGCCTCAGGCTCGGCGCCCGAACAAGCGTGTCGGAGAAAAGAGCAAGAGGCAGATCAGAGGAGACTGAACtcagcgcctgcctctgccaGCAGGCAGGACTCCGCGGGAGGTTTGCGCGGTACTGATGACGGTCCTTCCAAAAGTCGACGACaggccgcagaagcgccCGATCAAATGAGGGAGAGGCTTGGAACGGAGCTCACAGCTTCTGGCGCAGAATGCACCCAGGGCGATGACGTAGCGTCGACGTCAAATTCCTTATGTTCCTCCTCACAGCCGCCCCTGCGAGACTGCATGGGTGCAGGCAAGTCAACGCCAACGCCGCCTGGCGGGTCCAACGCTGCAGGGGGGTCTCCGACCCCGGAGCGACTTGCGCAGAACGAAGAATGGAAAGCTTGCTGGTTTTCCCAGGAACAGCGACGCTTCCTGCGGTTCGCCTCTCGGCGCATTTTAGGTGAAGCCGAAGCTGAGCCAAGCAGCCAGCCACTGCATGCATCCGTGGAGACATCACCAACGTGCTCGACTGACTCGCACGCGCCTTCTCACCGCTTGTTCCGCGCGCCCCCGgagtcttctgcctctgcggcgctgcatgAGAGAACCCATGAAATTGAGGAAGACTTCCGCTCCCTCTCCTCAGCTGTCTcttccgcgggcggcgctgccgcccgcggccaCCATCCGCTTGCGGACCGAACTGACACCTTCGCAATCTGCTTTCTCGCGTCTCTGGATCAGGCGCTTTTCCGTGGCATGCCTACGGCAGCTGAATCGCCTGCTGTGGAGCATACCGCTCTTgccgtggctgccgcgcttctccgcatctctgcgtcgccaTGTTCAGTCTTCACGTCTTTCCCCGACTTCTCGTGCTTGCCTCTTGCCGCAGTCCAGCCGCGTTCCCGGGTGGATTTTACTGCCTTGCAAGCACTCGCAAAgtccgcggcggacgacgcgcatccctcgcctgcggacgccggggcacgcacacgcgcactCGTCAtgcgtttcctctctgcagcggccgccgcggcgctctccaaTCTCCGTCTGTCGCACCGGCTCGATCAGCACATGGTCatggcgcagctcgcgggtCACCAGCAggtgcagctgctgaagctGCTCCACTCTCGCATGCCGCACCCGCGACGCCCGTTGACGCCGGAACGCGTGGAGGAAATCGCGCGatcgctcgcgcgtctcctgcgaCTCCTTCGAGGCCAGGAAGAACGCCCACACCCCAACAGGGGGGCTGCGGAGGGGGCGTTTTGCTCAGCGACCAGGGGACGGAAGCTCAAGCGACGAAAACAAGAGACGCCGCATCAGGAGGCTGACCAGGAGAAGATCGACACGGACTCCACCGCTGCCCTGGAGCGCCTCCAACAGCCGGATGGCGGCGCCCAGCAGAGCTCCGGTGCCTCCACAAATCCAGTTCGGGTTGTAGACGGCGAGGGGAGTCAGCTTTCACctgccttcgtctcccgcgtGGCGCGCCTCTATGCGCAACTGcttgtcgccggcgcctgggcggacggagaggagaagaaagaaggcgaaagtggaggggaggcgcctgctgccaGGGCGAAGGGGGAACGAGGCACGGCGTATTCTCGCGACGCGGACAGCGGCCTCTCGAAGCCCCTACACGACGAGAAAGGGTCTCAGGCGGATGTGGAGAGCGCGCAGACGTATTTCCAGCGCAACTTCGAGATTCTGCACTACCGGAACGCTCTCCAGGTGCTTCGCTATGCCGCGTCTGCTTTGTTTGTCTTCGGAGATGCGCCTTACCTCTTGGACCGGGAAGGTGGAGAGCcgctgtctgcggcctctcagGCGATTCGCGCAGCGGTGCTCGCGTGCTCCCCGTGCCCTCCGCAAAAGAGGAACTGGCAAGGGCTGCCTCGTGGGACCGCGCCAGGCTCTGAGAAGGCGGGCGAGAGCTCGCGTCAACCGGGGAACGCGGAGCCGACTCCGCTGCGGAGTGCGCGAAGTGGACAAGGGCACCTAGGGAACCCAGGCGTCCattgcagcgcctgcgcaggagacgAGTCCGCAGTCAAAACGAAGATGCGCAGGTggctggcggaggagctcgagcgGGACATACGTGGAGTATTCCGCTTAGGGCAACAGGAAAAGGAACGAGACGCCGACACTCGACTGGAACGCAAAGCCCGGAGAGCTGGAATCAGAGCTCTAGCGGAGACGGCGGTTGCGTCATTATGCATGTGTGAGCTCTTTCTCCCGACGTCCTTCTTCCCCTCTGTGCTGTTCAGTGCCCTGCGGATGACGGGTGCGGCGGACGGGGCGCCCATCCAGAGAAACTGCATGAGAGTGCTTCCGGTCTCAGACCAAGTTTTTCActcgctggcgcaggccCAACGCCTTCAGCTGCGGACGCTGGGCAGTCCGAACTTGTCTTCAGCCTTTcttgcgtctcgcgcgcgccggaagCTTGTGGAAGGCGCGCTTAAacccgcgctcgccggccaGGAAAGGTTCTTGAGGCCTCTATTGCAGTCCGCCGCTTCATGCTCAGCCCCGCCCGTTGCCTCCATCGCATCTACGGCAGGTCAAGCCCGCACActgtcgccttctgcggatAGCCTCCGCACTCCctcagctgcaggcggaACGCTTCCCAACgtcggcagcggaggcgcggcctctccggcgCAGCGTTCTGCGCTAGGGGGGCTGACCGGGCGGAGGGAGCTACAGGGAAGGACTCTGCGCGTCAAAGGCGAAACGCGCAGTCAGCagctcttctgcgtcgacgcgcgcgggcaCGTCTGCGTCCTCACTGTGTCTCTGTTGGTCATGCCGCCCGGCGCTTCGCCAAATCCGACGGAGGCGGGGAATCCGAGCGCGCAGGACGTCTgcccgcagcgacgcctAGACTCACCTCAAGAGCCGCGTGAGCCATCCGGTGCCTGTGGACGCAGACTGGGCGCGGTTGTCCCTGAGACTCAGGCAGCCGCTCGGCAGGCATCTCGAGGTTCATCGGAGTCGCCGCCGAAccggagtctccgcgcgaAGCTGAAGAACTCAGGGCCGACGGCAGAGCAGACTGAGAACGCTGTGAGGGAGGAGCGCCTACGGGTGCGCAGGGAAATCGATGAACTCGTGAAGGGAGATggagaagacggagaggacggagaaCAGCAAGACACACGCATCATTTTTTCCGCGTCTGTTGACGCCGGGAAAGACAAGCACTTGGAACGAACCCTGCGCAGAGAAACCTGTGCGGCGTGCTGtggcgcggctcgaggcgaggcggcggtcccccggccgcggcgtctggtgGCTGGTCGTCAGCCGCCGGGCGAGAGAACCGGCTTTTTCCGCGACCCTTATGCCCTCGATCCCGCCCAGCAGGCTCTGGagtgcagaggcgacgacgagccaCAGCCCAGCGATGGGCCTATTAGCcgtggcggcagcggcaggaaGGGGAAGGCGCACGAGAAGCAAAGTGCGAGAGGACCGGCGAAAAGCCAGAGCCACGCGACACTGCAGGAGAACTCGGACTCCACGCCGCCATGCAGTGCAATGGGAGCTGCGCGTTTTGGTCAGGAACAGGCAAGCGGGTCTCTTGCGGACGCGTTTCTTGACAAGCTACCTCTGTTACCGGTCTGGAGGTTTCCTCGCCGGTCTTCGGAGTCCGGAGAGTCCTTGCTGGTGCCTTCTTCGTCCAGCTCTTCAAGCGCAacacacgcaggcggcgtcgccgaatCGCCTTCAAATGCGCATGAGTCGGTAGCtctgccgtcgtcttctcagCCTACCGCCTCTGGAGCGCCAGCCCACGACAGAGAGACGGCTTCTCCAGGAGCCCAGGGCAGGGGCAAAGCGCGAAAGGCACCAAAATGCACAGCAGTGCCGCAGCAGGAAGCGGATGCTTCTCTGGTTgtggccgcagcggctcagATGCCCCGTCTGTTCGTCGCCGTTGAAGAAGACATCTGCTTTTCTGTCCGCGGGCGGAGCTCACGGGGTGCcggatgcggcggcgcacagaGCAGCAGGGTGGCCTCGTTGGCGGTTCATGAGAACGCATCTTAC